Proteins encoded within one genomic window of Streptomyces sp. NBC_01314:
- a CDS encoding transcriptional regulator — protein sequence MDAAQQEATARARELQRNWYGEPLGALFRRLIEDLGLNQARLAGVLGLSAPMLSQLMSGQRAKIGNPAVVQRVQLLQDLAGQVADGSVSAAEATERMDEIKKSQGGSVLSNTTQSTTSSGAPTVKRVVREIQSLLRSVAAAGDIIDAADTLAPTHPELAEFLRVYGAGRTSDAVAHYQSHQN from the coding sequence ATGGACGCCGCACAGCAGGAAGCGACCGCAAGAGCCCGGGAGCTGCAGCGGAACTGGTACGGAGAGCCACTGGGGGCGCTCTTCCGTAGGCTCATCGAGGACCTGGGTCTCAACCAGGCCCGTCTCGCGGGGGTGCTGGGCCTGTCCGCACCGATGCTGTCGCAGCTGATGAGCGGTCAGCGTGCCAAGATCGGCAACCCGGCAGTGGTCCAGCGGGTGCAGTTGCTGCAGGACCTGGCGGGCCAGGTCGCGGACGGCAGCGTGAGCGCCGCCGAGGCGACCGAGCGCATGGACGAGATCAAGAAGTCACAGGGGGGATCGGTGCTCAGCAACACCACGCAGTCGACGACGAGTTCGGGGGCGCCCACGGTCAAGCGGGTCGTCCGCGAGATCCAGTCACTGCTTCGCTCGGTGGCGGCCGCGGGCGACATCATCGACGCGGCGGACACCCTCGCCCCGACCCACCCGGAACTGGCAGAGTTCCTCCGGGTGTACGGCGCGGGCCGCACGTCGGACGCGGTGGCGCACTACCAGTCCCACCAGAACTGA
- a CDS encoding protein kinase, which produces MGEVFAGRYELVDPIGRGGVGAVWRTWDHRRRRYVAAKVLQQRDAHALLRFVREQAVRIDHPHVLAPASWAADDDKVLFTMDLVAGGSLVNLINDYGPLPPAYVCGLLDQLLSGLAAVHAEGVIHRDIKPANVLLEATGTARPRLRLSDFGIAMRLGEPRLTETNYVVGTPGYFAPEQMLGADPDFPADLFAVGLVALYLLEGAKPDAKALIEHFAAHGTPNAPRGIPEPLWQVIATLLQPDPNSRFRTATGARKALGAATELLPEPGPDDELVEVFDQLGPLPEGFAPTGPLQRASGLDKTGTGTGTGGTSSPTPSPGTDAPSNAPGWHAPSTPSVPGVPSAPVSFPPAASPASLPAPSSSPTSSGPVMGGVSPSGAETTPPPPHNPPAYSPPPQGLPPRPGPGTSLPAPSAGSVPQPPPTGSISPPPMPTTTPPQTGSTDTGTGTGTGTGTGQWSHDSTLSPSASPAFSPHAGHISPESPPTAVPPRPERDPVPPQPSTMSDTGSFHLPPPQVLATHAPSRQAEQQLTPEPGYPEHHPEQQVTPPTATPVQAVPAQHPEPAHVPSPQSPTPLGFSQAPTAAVQQHAYASTGSYTARPPQVPRPSRALPRRRPGPPVKVVLPVLLLALVCFAVGFWALGQL; this is translated from the coding sequence ATGGGTGAGGTCTTCGCCGGCCGGTACGAACTGGTCGACCCGATCGGGCGCGGGGGAGTCGGCGCGGTCTGGCGCACCTGGGACCACCGCCGCCGCCGCTATGTGGCCGCCAAGGTTCTGCAACAGCGTGACGCGCACGCCCTGCTGCGCTTCGTCCGCGAGCAGGCCGTACGGATCGACCATCCCCATGTACTCGCGCCCGCCAGCTGGGCCGCCGACGACGACAAGGTCCTGTTCACCATGGACCTGGTGGCCGGAGGCTCCCTGGTCAATCTCATCAATGACTACGGTCCCCTTCCACCCGCCTACGTCTGCGGGCTGCTCGACCAACTGCTGTCCGGCCTCGCCGCCGTGCACGCCGAGGGCGTCATCCACCGCGACATCAAGCCCGCCAACGTATTGTTGGAGGCCACCGGCACGGCCCGGCCCCGCCTGCGCCTGTCCGACTTCGGCATCGCCATGCGTCTGGGCGAGCCCCGCCTGACAGAGACCAACTACGTGGTGGGAACGCCGGGTTACTTCGCTCCTGAGCAGATGCTCGGAGCCGACCCGGACTTCCCGGCCGACCTCTTCGCGGTGGGCCTCGTCGCCCTGTACCTGCTGGAGGGCGCGAAACCTGACGCCAAGGCCCTCATCGAGCACTTCGCCGCCCACGGCACACCGAACGCCCCCCGCGGCATCCCCGAACCGCTGTGGCAGGTCATCGCCACGCTGCTCCAACCCGACCCCAACTCCCGCTTCCGCACCGCCACAGGCGCCCGCAAAGCTCTTGGCGCAGCCACGGAGCTGCTGCCCGAGCCCGGCCCCGACGACGAGTTGGTGGAGGTATTCGACCAACTCGGCCCGCTCCCCGAGGGGTTCGCCCCCACGGGCCCCTTGCAGCGCGCATCGGGGCTGGACAAGACCGGAACAGGCACGGGTACCGGCGGCACATCCTCGCCGACTCCCAGCCCGGGCACGGACGCTCCTTCCAACGCGCCTGGCTGGCATGCCCCTTCAACTCCTTCGGTTCCCGGCGTTCCCTCGGCTCCCGTCTCCTTCCCACCCGCTGCTTCACCGGCTTCCCTGCCTGCGCCTTCGTCTTCGCCTACGTCCTCCGGGCCGGTCATGGGGGGCGTCTCACCGTCCGGTGCGGAGACGACACCGCCACCACCGCACAATCCGCCGGCATACAGCCCACCGCCTCAGGGCCTTCCACCCCGTCCCGGCCCAGGCACCTCGCTACCCGCACCGTCCGCAGGCTCCGTGCCTCAGCCCCCACCCACGGGCTCCATATCGCCACCGCCCATGCCCACCACCACCCCGCCCCAGACCGGCTCCACCGACACCGGCACCGGCACCGGCACCGGCACCGGCACCGGGCAGTGGTCTCACGATTCCACCCTCTCGCCCTCGGCATCTCCGGCGTTTTCGCCGCATGCCGGTCACATATCGCCCGAGTCGCCCCCCACCGCCGTACCCCCGCGGCCCGAACGCGACCCCGTACCCCCGCAGCCGTCCACGATGTCGGACACGGGCAGCTTTCATCTGCCGCCCCCCCAGGTGCTCGCCACCCACGCACCATCGCGACAGGCGGAGCAGCAGCTCACCCCCGAACCTGGCTATCCCGAGCACCACCCCGAGCAGCAGGTCACTCCCCCTACCGCGACGCCTGTCCAAGCTGTCCCAGCGCAACACCCCGAACCCGCGCATGTGCCCTCCCCCCAGTCGCCCACGCCGCTGGGCTTCTCTCAGGCCCCGACCGCAGCGGTGCAGCAGCACGCTTACGCCTCTACTGGTTCATACACCGCTCGGCCCCCGCAGGTTCCACGTCCGTCGAGGGCACTTCCCCGGCGCCGTCCGGGCCCGCCCGTCAAGGTGGTCCTTCCCGTCCTGCTGCTCGCACTGGTCTGTTTCGCCGTGGGGTTCTGGGCGCTGGGCCAGCTCTGA
- a CDS encoding DLW-39 family protein: MKKLLLVALAAIGGLLVYRQIQADRAEQDLWTEATDSVPTGS, translated from the coding sequence GTGAAGAAGCTTCTCCTGGTCGCACTGGCCGCCATCGGCGGGCTCCTCGTGTACCGCCAGATCCAGGCGGATCGCGCCGAGCAGGATCTGTGGACGGAGGCGACTGACTCCGTGCCCACGGGTTCGTGA
- a CDS encoding DUF6344 domain-containing protein, with protein MAQNKVMQMWTAIVTAVLALCTALGLITTTASAAAPQTETTRNCAAPTTTQAMSPPARPHDRALPPTMKQRIRAEAHGSSPSCRHRTPLDTAATDTAALEDPLPQAERPAAPLQR; from the coding sequence ATGGCCCAGAACAAGGTCATGCAGATGTGGACCGCCATCGTCACCGCCGTCCTCGCCCTGTGCACGGCGCTCGGACTGATCACGACCACGGCGTCGGCCGCCGCACCGCAGACCGAGACCACCCGCAACTGCGCGGCCCCCACGACGACGCAGGCGATGTCCCCTCCGGCCCGGCCCCACGACCGCGCGCTGCCCCCCACGATGAAGCAACGCATCCGCGCCGAGGCTCACGGCTCCTCACCCTCCTGCCGCCACCGCACGCCTTTGGACACGGCAGCCACGGACACCGCCGCCCTGGAAGACCCGCTTCCGCAAGCCGAACGGCCCGCCGCACCCCTCCAGCGCTGA
- a CDS encoding DUF3566 domain-containing protein, which yields MSGATGAGSSGTSAGTSTGSEADGGGRGSAARAMDTHTTQLKAIKTSATDSAAPAASPEKPGSQGGTVTDTRGPQSQQPAPGSPAAVAGGPARQAPAQPPAQAQAGGSALPGERQSQQQAGPYHPPQAYQPAPEGSSRKPRTGARTTPRTRKARLRVAKADPWSVMKVSFLLSIALGICTVVAAAVLWMVMNAMGVFSSVGATISEATGSNESNGFDLQSFLSLPNVLIFTTVIAVIDVVLATALATLGAFIYNLSAGFVGGIELTLAEDE from the coding sequence GTGAGCGGAGCCACGGGCGCCGGATCGTCCGGTACTTCGGCCGGCACTTCGACCGGGTCGGAGGCGGACGGCGGCGGCCGTGGCTCCGCCGCGCGTGCGATGGACACGCACACGACCCAACTGAAAGCGATCAAGACGAGCGCGACCGATTCGGCCGCGCCCGCGGCCTCGCCCGAGAAGCCTGGATCCCAGGGGGGAACCGTGACGGACACCCGTGGTCCGCAGAGCCAGCAGCCCGCGCCGGGCAGCCCGGCCGCGGTTGCGGGCGGACCCGCCCGCCAGGCTCCGGCGCAGCCCCCCGCCCAGGCTCAGGCCGGTGGCTCGGCGCTGCCCGGTGAGCGGCAGTCGCAGCAGCAGGCCGGTCCGTACCATCCGCCGCAGGCCTACCAGCCGGCGCCGGAGGGTTCGTCCCGCAAGCCGCGTACGGGAGCGCGCACGACGCCTCGTACGCGCAAGGCGCGGCTGCGGGTGGCCAAGGCCGACCCGTGGTCCGTGATGAAGGTCAGTTTCCTGCTCTCCATCGCCCTCGGCATCTGCACGGTCGTCGCGGCCGCGGTGCTGTGGATGGTCATGAACGCGATGGGTGTGTTCTCCTCGGTCGGCGCCACCATCTCCGAGGCCACCGGCTCGAACGAGTCCAACGGATTCGATCTGCAGTCGTTCCTGTCGCTGCCCAACGTGCTGATCTTCACCACGGTCATCGCGGTCATCGACGTCGTCCTCGCGACCGCCCTCGCCACCCTCGGTGCCTTCATCTACAACCTGTCCGCGGGCTTCGTGGGCGGCATCGAGCTGACGCTCGCCGAGGACGAGTGA